TTTATGGCTAGTGGGATCTTGAACTCACAGCGATGATAACTAGAGAGAGAAGTCAGATAGGTAAAGGCTGGGCCCCATGAGAGGCCTGACCCCCTGTGCATCTCAACCCTGCAACCCAGGAAAAACATAATGAATCTGTCCCCCAAAGCCCTGGCTCTGGGGTCTAAAGACCCTATCATCTTGGATAAGATACCAAGCTCTCTGAACCTATTTccctatttgtaaaatgggtacaAATGGAGAGATAAAAGGTATTGGACATTGTACCAGGAACAGAACAAACACTCAAGAAATGTCTGCTTCCCATAAAACTAAGAATTTAGGTACAAATTAGTGAGCATTCAAAGCCACAGCTCTCTTTTACTGGGAATTTTTAGTTCAAAGCTCATTTTTGGAGGGGCAGGTACAGGTATACTCACATGTTAAAATTATAATGCCCAGGGTAATTGGTGTGTAGGACAAACTTCTTCACTTTGTGTGTATTTGCGTCAAAGAGGATATCCTGGGATAGAAAACAAGGATTTCCAAGTAGGGAAAGTTACTGAGGTTGGGAAAGGACATGTCCAACTCAGAGATGGCCACTTCATAATAGAGATGCCTCTGGACAACAGCCTTCTGCCAAACAACAGTCAAGGGAGCAGCTGAGGCAAGCAGCCTTAACTGGACATTTTCAGTAAAGGAGGGGGACCCAATCATCTGTGGGTCTCCCATTCCAAACTTGGTAGCAGCAGGCCAAGCAGGTTTGTGGGCTACAGCTGCCAATGCTTGGGAACTCAAACCTATCATGGAGATCTTGCCTAACAAGCACTCGATTAAAAACTCTTGGCTTAAAGGTCACCAAGAAGATTCAGCGACCACCTGACTTTTCAGAGGCTCAAGGCATCTAATTACTCTGAATGCCATGACCGCAAGACCCTTCTGGCTTCCATTAGGCCCTCTCTGTGAGAATCAGTGACCCTGGGAAATGAAAATCCAGCCTCTGACCAGGACTCAGACTTGGAGTTGATGCTGCCTATCGAACACTCTCTCCTATTCACCACACCCTTCCCAGTTTCACACTCTGACAGCTGTTCAGGCCTGTGACCCCAGATTTCCCTCTGATTCCATTCCTACATTAGCTACATTAAGTCCTATTAGGGCCGGGCCATTTGTTCCATCTTTCTTGTCACTTATCATCACTGGTCCTTGACCTCAAGAGGTTCAGTTTACAAAGCACCATTCTCTCTGCCACTGTCCTACCTCAAGAGTTTATGAGCCTGCTGCCGTGCCCCTACTACCCCTGGCTCCTTTGGTTTTTATCCACATAGGCAGACCCAgtatctcctctctccctctccagaaTCTATCCTTTCTTTGCTGTTTCAGGAACTCAGGCCCTAGAAGGCTCAAAGGTTAGAAGAATCAAGGTCCAGGCCAACCCTGCCCTAAGAGATGTATCCTGCTAGGGCAGGGTTTACACAACTTCTCTCACACACATCCCATCTACTAGCAGGACTGTCAGCACTGACAGTGGCCACAAGCTCTGTTCAGCAGCCTACATCCAGAACACAGGGCCACAGCAATGCCTCTGGGGTGATCCCCTGCAAATACATAAGCACACCCCTACTTTTTAGTCTCCCTATTTTGTGACTCCAGAAGAGGGTCCTGTGTTCTACAAACAGGCAGATCCCAAAATAGGTTAATTGGGATGACTCCCACAGCCGCCACCTTTGCAGCACGCTTCCCTCAATAAAGAAGCCAAGACATACCAGGGAACCTGTGTTTCTAAGCAATCTTGGTGGCAGGGAAGGCCCACTTTGGGGTACCAATGCAAAGCAGCACTGGGCAAAGCCAGCTGGGGCTAGTTTTCCTGCTGCCAGGCATGGTTACAAGCTCCATGTGTACACAAAGGTATGCCCAGGTGCATGGTCCACCACCACAGAAATCCAACATTTCTCCCAGGAATCAGAACTTACCACTCCAAGAGTGAAGTAGTTAAAAAAGTAGTCATTGCACTTGGATGGAACTTGTTTGTGAGGGGAAGGAGAATGAATTTTCAtctgttaggaaaaaaataaaataaaatccaacccCTTAATACAGTTCTTGGATTAACTGAAAGTCTACAAATTGTGCTTTGTGTGTAACATTAAGCTATCAGGTGAGCAAGAGTGTCAGAGTCTCTGCTGCTAGTGCTGAATAACACTGAGCTTTGGTTGACTACAGACTAAGCCCTGGTGTCCAAGAAAAGGCAGGACAATCTGATCAACAGGATCAGACAAGAGCTTTCAATTTAATTCTTTGTCAACTGTAATAGAACAGGTTCTatggaaaaataacaatttatatgTACTTGATATTAAGTTAatattgattaaaaaagaaaagtggagctggctcagtcagtaggtagagcatgtgactcttgacatTGGGGTTGcaagttagagccccatgttgggagtagtgtgtacttaaaaaaagagagagactgccTTTTTGACTTTAGAAACACATTTCCCCTACCTTGTCTTCTGACTTATAGAAGACCTTGTGTGGAGAGCCAAGCATGCTAAGAACATCTTGGCAGGAATCACCAAAATACACTGAACGTTCAAATACCCGCATCTTGGCATCTGCTAATAGGCCAGGTCCACAACCtgcagaggagaagggggaggtggTCAGGTTCCCAGCCAGGGGACTGAGATGCTGCAGCCTAAGGCCCAGGGGCTCCCAGAGAGGCCACTTGCTGCATGCTGCATTATTAGCTCTGGCTGAGGGGCAAGACTGCATATAAGCGGAAATACCAAGTCATACAGCTTGTGATGTTATGAGAGATCACCATCTACTTGAAATAATCCCAGAGACTCATTCAATCCCACAAAAGTGATGTGGAGCTCTGGAAACTTTATTCAGtcaccaaatatttacttattaactACGATGGGATACACACTTTGTTAGATATTGAGGAAACATGCTGGGCAAAACAAGTGCAGTCTCTGTCCTTATTGGAGCTTATGGTGTGAAGATCCCAATCCCACACCACACAACTGTGGTACAATAAACAGCAGCATAGGTGCTATGGAAGTATAGAATGAGGTTCTATCTCTTGCCACTTTCTAGGTCCTGACAAGATACAAGAATTTATGTTAAGAGGGGCTTCTCAATGGTAACCTCCAACCAGAGACTGgacctaaagaaaaaaagcactctATAAAAAAGCCAAGAGTGAAACATCCATTAACTCATCCCTAATTCTACAAACACTGATAGACCCACTAACACTCAAAAACGAAAACCAGAGAAGTGGGAGGATAAGAAAACCCGATTTGCCACGAGTTTCTTCTTTGGGAAGAATCTTTAAACCCTGACTCTAATACATTTCAGAAACAGTTCcagttaaacacacacatagcAGCAGCTGTGGAATAGCAATAGACACTCCTAACAGGAAGATTTTCCCCATTCTGTGGATGGAAAGACAaagtattttctgtctcctccaccggggggggcggggaaaaaaaaggtgggggaggtacctgggtggctcagttggttaagcttctgactcttgatcttggctcaggttatgatttccctgttcatgggactgagccctgtgttgggcttggcgctgacatcacagagcctgcttgggattctctccctctctgcccctaccctgctcatgttctttttctcaaaataaactttttttttctttagtaaaagGCAGGAACCTGAGGAAGACTGAATTTCCTGGTCCATGATAACCACCATCACCTTACTCTGCACAGAACTTTATAATTGACAAGGCTCTTTATAATAATCCATTTGTTATATAGGGAAGACTTCAGGAATCCACAATCTGAAATAAGTTGGTACCGAGTTCTTCAACTAATCCAAGAATCTTCAGTCACAGCACAAATAAGGTTGTGTTTAAATTAACTAGGTCCTGGGAAAACCATAGTCCACATTAACCTCAGTCTATATATCTTGCAGTTTTGGCAATCCTGGCTGACCACCAAAAGTCCTATACTGTAAGCCCAAAGTCCCCAGGTACACTTGTGAATATGCAGATGGGGCTACTAGGAAGGCACTCTTCACAGGTGAGTCTTCTCTCTTGTCTCACTCTACCTGAAGCCTACCCAGGTAAAAGTACCCTTAGTTTTAGGAGCCTATTTTAGCTTCTGATTCCCTGGAGTGAATCTTCCTATAAATTATTGTGAGGACCAAGATAGATGGAACTGTGTTCTTATCTTAAAAACATCACCGTAGCTGCACTCCACAGGAAACATGTGAGAAATGGGTTGGCTGAGACAAGTTACGCTTGCCAAAGGAAACTCTCAGTGAGTACTAGATTGGACAGTAACTTGGGTGAGTCCCTGACTTAAAGTGTCTCCCCAACTCATCCGGCAAGCAGTGAGATGTGACTGCTGGGAGTGTGCTATACAAGGTGGAAGTCAGAATTGGAGAGTCCCTGCTCCCAACAGACTCCTCCTGCTGTCACTTGGGATAACTGTGCCATCCTTGACTACCTCAGCGTTTCAAGGAGTGATCCTTCTGACAAGAAAGACCCTAGATTGACCTTGTTGCTACATCTCAATTCTCTCAAACAGTATAGCTCAAGTGCAACATTAGTTTTCTGCTTGGCTAGAAAACCACACTTTTAGAAATTTCTAACCTGGAGGTGGGGAACTATCTAACTGCTCAGGGGAGTGACTTCAGAGTTCATACACCAGATTCTTCATAGTTAAGAACTAGTGCCTTAGAAACGAATGCAAGACCCCAATTTATGAACAAACACTGGCTAGGCATAGCCCCTATGCTGGCACCCAGGCCAAAGGCACGGAGGCAAACTCGACATAGGAGATCCCCGTACTACTAATACGAAGCATGACCCAAGGTCCAAAGTAGCTGAGATTGGCCATGCCACACAAGGAAATCACAAATGAGACATGGATCCTAGAGAGACCAGCCATTGAAGACAGCAGCTCTTTTTTTGTTCATAGTCAGCAAAACTCTCAGTGGATGTGGCCAAACCAGAATTCAAGAAGTCCCTTCTGCCAGCCTCCTGAGAACTGGGCATAAGGGGTAGAAAAGGGCAGAACACTCCAATATCGAAGCTCATAACATGCATCTCTAGTAAACAGCCTGGGAACAACTGAAAATCTACATAAGCACACAGAAGGCTATATACATGCTAGGAGAAGCAATGCTACTGTTACTTATTAAGATTTACTAATGACAAAACTGTGTCTTGtcctttttcattaaatttaaaagaaagctttAACCATAAGCATCTACATTATCTTGTACCAACTACCTCTAAGCATGTGGGATTTTAGACCGCCTCAACATGAATATAATCCACCACCCCAAGGCCAGTAACTGACCTGCAGCAAGTAGCCGAAGTCGTAAACCTGAGGGTCCAGTTCCATCTCGAAGAACATCTACACTCTCAGCATACACATTGCCAAGGAAACAGCTCAGGGGCATCACGGGAGCCCTGGAGGCAGGCACAGAATGAGCAGAGGCTTCACCCTCCCTCCCAGGGAGCCCATGGCCCATGAAGCTTGTGCTCCCCAAACGCACTTGGTATCCTGTAGGCTGTTTCCACTGTAGATGTACATTCGTTTCACAGTTGCTCCGTGGGGTATCTGGAGAGAAGCTAGACCATGGGCAAAATTGGGCTGCAAACATAGGACAAAGTTTTACTGAGAGCCCACTGCAGGCCATATGGCCCAGGCTCTGGCATTTCTCCAGCACTCATGGTCTTCAAGAACTGGCCAGGTCAAAGCTAAACAACAGTTAAACCTGGCTCCAGGTCAATAAACTCACCCCATCCATTCAAGTTCATCTTTCATTTTactcagtttttctttccttcatcaaGAAAAACATGCAGGAATGCTTCCTTTAATAAAATGTAAGCCTTACAAACATCTATCATTTCACAACCCTAAGGATGCTGCTACCTAAGGATGAATGAAACATTTTGCTAAAagcaataaataactgaaaatccAGAATGAATTATCTCAAACTCTAGGTTACTGAAAAAAACACAGTGATTTAGTTTTAAAGCAAGGCAAACTGGATTTATCTCTGAAAATCCTCACTCTGCAGTGGGAAGTACCCTCCCCCTGGGAATGCTGGCTCAGGCTTTGTTCTTGCTATCAGTCCTATCCATGTTGGCCCCTAAAGAcctcagagatgaggaaaccaaagaaaGGGTACCTATCCAACCTCCCCAGTGGCACTGTCTGCTGGGCCCATATCACCTGGGTACTGGGTGACAAATACCGTGGGAAGGGAAGGGCTAACCTCGTACTTGGGAGCCTCAGTCCACGAGTctaactgaaaagagaaagacagtccTCTGAAGTTGAGGTGGAAGAGCTGCTCAGCGGAGTTGTACACTGTaagagtggggaggagaaaaCGACATGGTTGCATGGTACCAGAGATGAGAATACAAACTAGCCTGGTAACACCTTCCTTGTGCCTGATTCTTGAACTGACTTACTAGGGTGAAAACAAGAGGGAGAAGCTTTCCCTCACACCCAAGTATCAACCCACAAATTCTACCAGAACCTGGCTTCCTGTAGGAAGGGGCACTAGGGCTGGGATGGTGCCACTTGCCAGGCTTATCATTATAGGCTGTGACAGAGGAAACAGATAGACTTGGCTTACCTCCAGGATGGGTCGCACCAAAAGACTGGTCAATCTGCTCAATGGTGGGAGCTATGGCCTGAGAGTTAAAATGCACTCCACTGAAAAACAAAGATGCTTTTCAGATCACTGAAGATGGTGGCTGGAAGAGTTATTCTTAAAACACAGGCAGGTGAGCCTACAAGTATGTCAAAACACAAGTTTaattaaagaacttttttttttttaatgtttatttttgagacagagagagacagagcatgaatgggggagggtcagagagagacggagacacagaatccaaaacaggcacaggctccaggctctgagctgtcagaacagagcccgatgcggggctcgaacccacagaccatgagatcatgacctgagccgaagtcggacgctcaaccaactgagccacccaggcgcccctaattaaagAACTTTTAAGTGAAGGATAATTAATGGGGTCAGAATAAATCAAGTCTCCTGAGACTGACATATTGAATTGATCCTCTAGGGCCTCCCAAGACACGTGTGGTCACCAGGCAcaatttagaaggaaataaattcaGTCTCAGCCCTATGGCATTTGGACTTGGATAAAGAGGGGCCCCAGGAATAGAGAGTATGAATGTGTTTTCTCAGGATGCCTATTAGCAGTTTGGCTTGAAAAGGAACTTTCTTAAAAAGGGATGAACATCTTAAGAGAACAGTGTATAACCAAGCAAAGCAGCTTGCTTTCTTACTAGGCAGAAGAACCAGCCAGCACCCATGGACTAGGTGAACAGGTaggttgggggtgaggggcagatcCCATGCAAAGAGGAAAAACCCAAGGGGCAGGGGCTTGGGAATGAAGAGCAACACATGATTTCAGATGATGAGCATGTAAGGAGAATGCTTaaaggttaatttaaaaattagtataatTCATGGAACACCTCTTTTTTTAACCAGGCATGGTGACAAGTGCTTTGCCAGCAGTATCTCATGTCATCTTCCTAACCTACTAGTCACGTACCGGCTTCATTTCTCTGATGGAAAAACAAgcctagagaggttaagtgacttgcccaaggtcacagaggtaaCAGAATGATGAACACAGGGCAGTCTAACCCAGAACCTCATGATTTTACCCACCACtaattcttgttatttatttaattttacctaccaccttaaaaaaaaaaaaaaaaaaaacaagtatgaggtggtatctcattgtagtagtttttttttttttttaatataatttattgtcaaattggcttacatacaacacccagggctcatcccaacaagtgccctcctcaatgcctatcaccgatttccccctctccccaacccccacatccaccctcagtttgttctctgtatttgagagtctcttgtggtttgcctccctccctctgtttgtaactattttttccccttcctttctcccacggacttctgttaactttctcaagatccacatatgagtgaaaacatatgatatctgttcttctctgacttatttcactcagcataatcccctccagttccatccatgttactacaaatggcatgatttcattctttctcattgccaagtagtattcctttgtatatataaacgacatctcctttatccagtcatcagtcgatggacatttaggctctttccataatttggctattgttgaaagcactgctataaacattggggtacatatgcccctatgcatcagcactactgtatcccttgggtaaattcctagtagtgctattgctgggtcaaaggtaCCTACCACTAACTCTTAagagggaaaagacaaagaaaggctccaacaaaactaaaagacaaaaagaaatctgCAAGGGGCCAGTACTATTACACATTTGCTTTATCCACTTCTCTATTGGCAAATGCTGCTTGAGCCAGCCCCAGGAATTGGACCCTTTCATGCCCTCACAAAGGGAAAGGGAAGCCCGTTAAGGAAGCTTACTAAACGGAGTATTCTAGATGGTAGCACAGCACCTTGCCATAAAGGTGCTCAAATATTAGTTCATGATATAGGCCACCCCCATTTTCATTCTAAGAAGTAGAttttggggcgccagggtggctcagttggttgggcatccggctttggctcaggtcatgatcttgtggtaacgagttcgagtcctgcgtcaggctctgtgctgaccgcctggagcctgtttcagattctgtgtctccctctctctgaccctccccccgttcatgttctgtttctctctgtctgaaaaataaataaacattaaaaaaaaaaaaaactcttaaaaaagaaGTAGATTTTGGCCCCCAAATAGAGGTCCCTTTGGCATTCCCTTTAGCATAGAGGCTTTGGGGTCAGACCTATTTGGGGAGGGCAGCTATGACCCAGAAGACAGTCACGTCACCACCTCTAAGCTGAGGTCCTGCtttgctgtaaggattaaatgaactgaCATATATGAGAAGTGTTTTACACAGAGCATGTTCTTAACAacacttctttctcttccttgggaAGCTAAGTAGGTTTGGAGGCTGCCTGAGGAAATCATGGTACCAGGTTGTAATCCTGGAACTGCTAGGAATGGGAATTCTTTATTAACTTAATGAGGGTAATAAAGTCCATTTGTACCAATCCTGTGACATAGAGCAACAGGGGAGAAAACTTACCAATATTTTAACTTTACTTTAGTCAAGTCATATACTTCAAtcacctaaaagaaaaaaaatcaaattttaagcATTGGTAATGCTCTGCAGTTGAAAGAGATGGATTAAAAAGGcatttataggggtgcctgagaggctcagtcagttgagtgtccgactctggattttggctcaggtcacaatcccagggtcgtgggactgagtccctcattgggctctgtgctcgatgtggagcctacttgagattccctctctctaccctcctctgcccctctcctcaactCATGTACggtatctctctaaaataaaattaaaaaaaaaaaaaaaaaagaaaaagaaagaaaagaaaagacacttattgtggggcacctggctggctcagttgatagaatacacaactcctgatctcggggttgtgagctcTAGCTActcattgggtgtaaagattacttagaaataaaatcttaataaaaaagacatttatagaatagtgaagaaaaaaaatctatcactaACCAAAATTCTCCTGAAGCACTgcatattacattttattctcattttaaatctgGAGGAAAAACTGATACCACACACACAGCATaacctctcctttcccttcatcCAGATTGTTGAACAGATGCCCATGGAAGCTGTGGGTCAAAGATCCTTTATCTAatctactgctgggtcatatagaAGATTGTACATACAGAACAGTGGAAACCTCCACAGAAACAAATTCACATAGTATAAAGGTTAAAACTATGGACAAAACCTTGGATACTGAGCCCCCTTCCTGCTATTGCACACTTTGCTGCATTAAAAAGACCCCAGACCCAGTCACTTTCAAAATCAGCTTTAAAATACTGtggtttacaaaacaaaaaagatggagGGATGTCTATCCTGCTAGAAAACAAGTCATATTAGTTTAGGACAAGTGTGACAATAttcaaatatgtatacatatctcTATTGAAGGGTACCTGGAGAACATCAGTGCCCTTGTGTAGTTTCAAGGGGTTCAGCCTTTAATTAAATGCCAAGAACTCAGGGCAAAGACAAAGGTATTGCTAAAACACTCAGCTACTAGTGGTGCCAAATAATGAGCACTATGAAGTCTTCTACGCAAGAAACATGGCTGGCCAAGGCCTGAAGAACCAGCTACTACCCTCCAGTTGGGAGTTCTGGCCCTTACTGTAGAGGAACAAGCAGAGCTGGGTCAGTGTCTGTTTGCCCTGACAATATGGGCTTCATCCTAGAAGGAGCTGTGGGGCCCTGCATGCAGAAGCATCTGGAACtaccaaagaaaatgagacataTTAGTTTACTCTTGGCCAGACCTTATCTCTAACTTTGTTTAGTGGTCATAACACTGAACCACAAGTTGGGCACCTCTGAATTATAATGCAGCTCTTCTAATCCTACTTGCTAAGAGTAACTCCCTCTGCTGGGCAGACACAGCACTTCAATCAACTCTTTCCTATACTATTTGTGTATGCCATTCACCAGTACCAGACTAAGTTAAGCTCTTTTTAAGGTCTGGCTCATTAGTTTGCACAGGAAAGGTACTCAAAACATCAGACAAGTCTGACTGTTATGAAGTCAGCTAAGGGCAATGTGAAACTAGAAAACATGAAAGGAGGTGCCAAGAGAGGTCATTAAAAGAAGAACAGGGGAACAGCTGTGATTCATAAGATACTCAGTGTCCCTTCAGAAAGCTCCGGCATGGCAGTATATCATGCCAAACTGGTATATCATTTCACCAAGGCCAGGGCCCCATGCTGGCAGAAAGCCTCACCCTTTAGCCAGAAGCCTTGCTTGTATAGCAGGAACAGGCACTCTGCCTCCCTTATTGCCACCCCTACAGCTGGCCAATGACCACCCAAGGGCTTCCCACCACTCACCCTGTGGCGGTGGGCCTCCAGGATGTTCCTTCTGTGTCGCTGTCACCCACCTGCCAATAACCCCGACCAACATTTATGGGTGTTTCAACCCTGCCTGCCTAATGGGAAAACAATGGACCAGAGTTAACCACAGGGCATATGTAGGATGGCACTTGTGGCAAGAGACCCAGAGTACCAACCATCTTGGAGTCCTTCATGTCACCAGGAGAATCAACAAGCAGATCTGGCCCATGGAGCTTGCTGGGCCACGGGGACAAGCAGCTGGGGAAGTCTGAACTTCATGATTTACCACCCACTGGGCTGGAAAAGACCTTGATTTCCCCAGAGGAGAAGCCATGGCAGCAGCCAagataggaaaggaaaagacaggtAGCTGTGAAG
The Lynx canadensis isolate LIC74 chromosome E2, mLynCan4.pri.v2, whole genome shotgun sequence genome window above contains:
- the CE2H16orf70 gene encoding UPF0183 protein C16orf70 homolog — protein: MLDLEVVPERSLGNEQWEFTLGMPLAQAVAILQKHCRIIKNVQVLYSEQSPLSHDLILNLTQDGIKLLFDAFNQRLKVIEVYDLTKVKLKYCGVHFNSQAIAPTIEQIDQSFGATHPGVYNSAEQLFHLNFRGLSFSFQLDSWTEAPKYEPNFAHGLASLQIPHGATVKRMYIYSGNSLQDTKAPVMPLSCFLGNVYAESVDVLRDGTGPSGLRLRLLAAGCGPGLLADAKMRVFERSVYFGDSCQDVLSMLGSPHKVFYKSEDKMKIHSPSPHKQVPSKCNDYFFNYFTLGVDILFDANTHKVKKFVLHTNYPGHYNFNIYHRCEFKIPLAIKKENADGQTETCTTYSKWDSIQELLGHPVEKPVVLHRSSSPNNTNPFGSTFCFGLQRMIFEVMQNNHIASVTLYGPPRPGAHLRTAELP